The stretch of DNA tctttctttttttttcttatgtAAGGGTATGTTTATAAGGACATGTGATGTATAATACATGGTCTTACGCGTTTCCGCAAAGAAAAAACTGTAGTGCTAGTATTTTTCAAGGCTTGAAACTATAAATTACTCCCTGTGTAAATTAATATAAaaatgtttagatcactattttcatgatctaaatgcttttatattagtttacagatggAGTAATAAACAACACAGCTCAATCCATCGACATCGAAGTCCGTTCCATATGTTCCTAGCTACTGTGCGTCTCTATCTTTTTTTTGAACCGGGCGAACTGTGCGTCTCTATCGCCGGCGGTTTCTTCGGGTTGCTGCTGGCAGGTGCAGTGCAAGTGCAACAGCGCACGAACACACTCAACCATCGACATCATGGTTTTGCGGTGCACAAATATTCTTAGTTCCGCCACTGACGAAACACCCAAATAATTTCAACGAAAGCAGCCCAGCAACAGGGGAGAAGAATGGAGCGAAAATTCCCCGCGGTGAAACCCAAGGATACGAATGAATATCCCCCTCGTGCAGTCCCACATCCCGGGCCGGAAGCTTCCAAAAAGACTCATTTTTTACAACGAAGATAAAGGCACAATGCTCAAAAtcaaaagtaaaaaggaacagaaaacaAAGCCGTGCATGGCTGCCGCTGCCGGTGCGAGGAACAGCCCGGCCCTCCCTCGCGCACGCGCCGCCAGCCCGGACCCAGCCAAGCTCCGTCCGTCCGTACGCCatggccagccagccagccagcccatTCCCGTCCCGATCGCATCGCAACTCCACCACGGTTCCCGCGCAGCATCCACGAAACTCCCCGCGCGACCCACGTATATAGCCCTGCTCAGACCGCCACACGCCCAGACGCACAAGCAACGACGACAACTACTTCTCCACCTGAGCATCCTATTGGCGCGGCACAGAGGGTGATGGGCAAGAAGCTGAGCAAGGCCGACGGCGCGCGGTGCAGGCGGCACCGGCGGCAGGGGGAGCCGGGGGTGTGCCCGCTCTGCCTGCGGGAGCGCCTGTCCCGCCTCTCGCCCTCGGCGACGCTGCCGTCCGTCCTCGCGCGGGAGGCGGCCTCCTCCTGCTGCTCGGACTCGGACTCGGACTCGGAGGCGTCGTCCACGGAGGCGTCCACCGGCGCGTCGTCGGGGTCCGCGAGCCCCGGGTTCCACCGGGAGATCAAGCGCGCCGCGAGGCCGTCGCTGCTGATGCGCCACGAGCGGGTGGTGGCCGTGGACGGCGACGAGGTGGTGCTGGTGAtgagaaggaggagggagaggccggCGACAGGCTTCTGGGCGAAGCTGCTGCGCGCGGCGACCGGGGGCAAGAAGGCCGTCGATGGGTGCTCGCTCGTGCATTCCAGGACGACGAAGGCCGCCGACGCGAGCAGCGCCGATGCCACGAAGTGGATTATATTCTAAGTTGTTTCGTCAAATCTAGCTAGTTCTGTCTCTTGTGCGTGACCATTTCTTGGTTTTGGTTTCGGTCCTTTGACTCTGGACAGCGAACCTTTACAGTTGATTAGATCCATGATCTGTACATAATTTCAAAAAATTAACatgacttgtgttaaggtttgattTGGTGTATGACAAAGTTATTTTTCGATATTTTAGCTATACGATTACACAAATTCTAGACCCACCTCATGCACCGTATTCACACAAATAGACCTCAGCACGCAAGAGTTTAAGTCATGGTGCTTGTATTATtctgaatttattttaggatttccggcgatgcgcgctcagtggaaggagacgttctCGTCGACTACGAGGTGTTTGTGGTGACTGTTAGAATTGTGTTGAATATTATTgtataaggtaggttacagttggatttGGTTTTGGACTGTGTGACAAGGTAGAAgttgtgtcctagtaggacacctgtatcctaggcctctcatatatatcgggggtagacacacgatgtaacctatgccaacataatagcacgggcacgcgggagagccggcggcgtgtgccggcggccggggtgcggtattgtagcggtgtcatggggaggagcgcccgtagtcaagccccggggacgtagccatgatggtgaacctcgttaacaaatctcggtgtcgtgtcttgtgtgattgcttggtcctcggtagatcgacggagTGCCTCAAATTTAttttaacaagtggtatcatgagctaggttattTAGAGGTCAAGGTGTTGATTTAGAGGAGCTGCCGGTGACGATGGATTGGTGCGTCGTTGGAAATCAGAAGTTACGGGATCTCGGCGAAGCAAAGGATCGATGTCAGGCAGCGAGAAGCAGGTCAGATGCAGGCGGCGGCCGGCGGAATCGGATCAATCAGTGCGGCGCGCGTACCGTCGCGTGAGCGAGAGCCGGCTCCAAGGCGAGGCCCAAGCTGGCAAGGCCGGCTGGTGGGTTGAAGTAGGAAGAGCCGGCAGAGCTAGCGGCTAGGCCCAGGCGCTGGTAGGTTGGAGGCTTGTGGGTGTTCAAGCGTGTCACGTGTGCATGCGTAGCCAGCGCAAGGAAAGCTGAGCAGGTTGATGGGATGTTTGTCGTGCTGTGCCGGATCAGACAGAGATTTGTTTGGTGAAAAAAAAGGGCATGTGTGTAGAGGCAAGAATCAGATAAATCCAGCGAACAAAAATCACAAGACGGCTGATACATTGAAAGAGGCGTTTGGCTTAAGGCAATCTATCAAGAAGCATCGATGGTTGTACAAAAGGTGCAGCACCACGTGAGACCAAAGGAGATTTTCTTGGGTGGATTAGTACAGTACAGATGCTTGAATAAGTTGCAGAAGCAAGCCGGTTTACACGGAAGCCGATGATCAGGTGATATAGGATTTGCGGAGGATGATCTGAAAGCTTGGAGCATGTCATGCAAGGATCATGCATACACAGGGCGTCAAGCAAGGCACGGAGATGTGCAGGCGGACACGACGTTGGATGGAGCATGATTGCAGTCGGTTAATTTCGACTGGGTCGGACTGGACTGTCTAAGGATCGACAGAGATGGCGGTCAATGCAGAAGACGgcggtgatttcagcgacgacgacataggagcgtgatgctgatggtggccgacttctagggcgtggaaacacgtggtgcaggcttgagggcttgtgcggcttcgacaaacTATTGCGTAGGGTTGACTCAAGACGGTGCACACGAGAGTTTGGAGTCGACAGGGCGTGGGAGGGTGgcacgtacaaccaccatggagtcatgttgaaggtggagctggagtctgacgGATGACTAcactctgtgctgatggaggggctacggcgtaagttaacggagagtcgaagcctatttcagcggatagcgagagacac from Triticum dicoccoides isolate Atlit2015 ecotype Zavitan chromosome 6A, WEW_v2.0, whole genome shotgun sequence encodes:
- the LOC119314209 gene encoding uncharacterized protein LOC119314209; this translates as MGKKLSKADGARCRRHRRQGEPGVCPLCLRERLSRLSPSATLPSVLAREAASSCCSDSDSDSEASSTEASTGASSGSASPGFHREIKRAARPSLLMRHERVVAVDGDEVVLVMRRRRERPATGFWAKLLRAATGGKKAVDGCSLVHSRTTKAADASSADATKWIIF